One Gossypium hirsutum isolate 1008001.06 chromosome A11, Gossypium_hirsutum_v2.1, whole genome shotgun sequence genomic window carries:
- the LOC107923951 gene encoding protein RIK isoform X1 has translation MTEDGGARVSSDDPTVSNDASQTRQRKKRKWDQPAEAFVSAGIAVPFSNMGTLAGMPLPGVAPVPGTFLSNILAASGAAVTPVFQQHAAPVASQQNQTKIQDELVIAREIVINDAESSIRYKLTKRQTQEEIQRCTGAVVITRGKYHPPNAPADGEKPLYLHISAAAHLKETAERILAVDRAAAMVEELLKHGQSSQAGSSPFVEAVMNGVKAFSTCVYLGFDADPSLNVAARIRGPNDQYINHIMNETGATVMLRGCGSGNLESHQGEEAQPPLHLFLSSNNPKSLDDAKRLAENLLDTISVEFGASRISSSKVYGAVPPPQQLLTGVECSATGRNLNASSAAGLASMPVATPAPPVAVPVVTTGYSQAMAVGMPNSGPTQAHSVGYPQPLVSRGTSYIGYGGIYPQATPLQQVALALKQSSPISSTVVPATSVASAVVPTTSATSTVTKSSVSSTLHSEKERRPPQRRKFQELPVGSKGSARLNQESESLNPNKPLGDVGVKNVSNMPAPKKLIHPSSNGMPPPPPKSLPPPPPKTMQTPPPPPSKTMLPPPPPPKFTSSTSPRKLHDKIKVTSKAKLDAVPDTLMQLMSYGDEDDDSEESSDESLNNKKSADAVRKPFWAL, from the exons ATGACGGAGGACGGTGGCGCTAGGGTTTCTTCCGATGATCCGACTGTAAGCAATGATGCTTCACAGACTAGACAAAG GAAGAAGAGAAAGTGGGATCAACCTGCAGAGGCTTTTGTTTCAGCTGGAATTGCTGTCCCATTTAGCAACATGGGAACTCTTGCTGGCATGCCACTTCCTGGTGTAGCTCCAGTACCAGGCACCTTTCTCTCAAATATACTTGCCGCTAGTGGTGCAGCTGTTACACCGGTCTTTCAACAGCATGCTGCTCCAGTGGCATCTCAACAAAATCAA ACTAAAATCCAGGATGAATTAGTGATTGCTAGAGAAATTGTAATAAATGATGCGGAATCTTCTATTCGCTACAAGCTCACGAAGCGCCAGACACAGGAAGAG ATACAAAGGTGCACTGGTGCTGTGGTGATAACTAG GGGCAAGTATCACCCACCAAATGCTCCAGCTGATGGCGAAAAGCCTCTTTATCTTCATATATCTGCTGCTGCTCAT TTAAAAGAGACAGCAGAGCGAATTTTAGCTGTAGATCGTGCAGCTGCCATGGTGGAAGAACTGTTAAAACATGGGCAGAGCTCACAGGCAGGTTCTTCCCCTTTTGTGGAAGCTGTGATGAATGGTGTGAAG GCATTTAGCACATGTGTATATTTGGGCTTCGATGCAGATCCATCACTGAATGTTGCTGCTCGTATTCGTGGACCCAAT GACCAGTATATAAATCACATTATGAATGAAACAGGAGCAACTGTCATGCTACGTGGATGTGGTTCCGGAAACCTTGAGAGCCATCAGGGTGAAG AAGCACAACCACCACTGCACTTATTCTTGTCAAGTAACAATCCTAAAAGTCTTGATGATGCCAAGCGTTTGGCAGAAAATCTTCTGGACACTATCAGCGTAGAGTTTGGTGCATCCAG GATTTCATCAAGTAAGGTTTATGGTGCAGTTCCACCTCCACAGCAGTTGTTGACTGGAGTTGAATGTTCCGCAACAGGACGCAATCTGAATGCTAGTTCAGCTGCTGGTTTGGCATCAATGCCAGTTGCTACTCCAGCTCCACCTGTTGCAGTCCCTGTGGTTACTACTGGCTATTCTCAAGCGATGGCTGTGGGGATGCCTAATTCTGGGCCAACCCAGGCACATTCAGTTGGTTATCCACAGCCTTTGGTGAGCAGAGGGACAAGCTATATTGGATATGGCGGGATATACCCCCAAGCAACACCATTGCAACAGGTAGCATTAGCTCTTAAACAATCATCTCCAATCTCCTCTACTGTTGTACCTGCAACGTCTGTAGCAAGTGCAGTTGTTCCTACAACATCAGCTACCAGTACAGTAACCAAATCAAGTGTTAGCTCTACTTTACATTCTGAGAAAGAGCGACGGCCTCCACAAAGGCGGAAGTTCCAGGAGTTACCAGTTGGTTCAAAGGGATCGGCAAGACTCAACCAG GAATCTGAATCTTTAAATCCAAACAAGCCATTGGGAGATGTAGGTGTGAAAAATGTATCAAATATGCCTGCTCCAAAGAAGCTGATTCATCCTTCATCTAATGGAATGCCACCACCACCACCAAAATCCTTGCCGCCTCCACCTCCAAAAACCATGCAGACTCCGCCACCTCCGCCTTCAAAAACCATGCTGCCTCCACCGCCTCCACCCAAGTTCACATCCTCAACATCACCTAGGAAATTGCATGACAAGATCAAAGTTACCAGTAAAGCTAAACTTGACGCTGTCCCTG
- the LOC107923951 gene encoding protein RIK isoform X2 — translation MDQIFTKIQDELVIAREIVINDAESSIRYKLTKRQTQEEIQRCTGAVVITRGKYHPPNAPADGEKPLYLHISAAAHLKETAERILAVDRAAAMVEELLKHGQSSQAGSSPFVEAVMNGVKAFSTCVYLGFDADPSLNVAARIRGPNDQYINHIMNETGATVMLRGCGSGNLESHQGEEAQPPLHLFLSSNNPKSLDDAKRLAENLLDTISVEFGASRISSSKVYGAVPPPQQLLTGVECSATGRNLNASSAAGLASMPVATPAPPVAVPVVTTGYSQAMAVGMPNSGPTQAHSVGYPQPLVSRGTSYIGYGGIYPQATPLQQVALALKQSSPISSTVVPATSVASAVVPTTSATSTVTKSSVSSTLHSEKERRPPQRRKFQELPVGSKGSARLNQESESLNPNKPLGDVGVKNVSNMPAPKKLIHPSSNGMPPPPPKSLPPPPPKTMQTPPPPPSKTMLPPPPPPKFTSSTSPRKLHDKIKVTSKAKLDAVPDTLMQLMSYGDEDDDSEESSDESLNNKKSADAVRKPFWAL, via the exons ATGGACCAAATATTT ACTAAAATCCAGGATGAATTAGTGATTGCTAGAGAAATTGTAATAAATGATGCGGAATCTTCTATTCGCTACAAGCTCACGAAGCGCCAGACACAGGAAGAG ATACAAAGGTGCACTGGTGCTGTGGTGATAACTAG GGGCAAGTATCACCCACCAAATGCTCCAGCTGATGGCGAAAAGCCTCTTTATCTTCATATATCTGCTGCTGCTCAT TTAAAAGAGACAGCAGAGCGAATTTTAGCTGTAGATCGTGCAGCTGCCATGGTGGAAGAACTGTTAAAACATGGGCAGAGCTCACAGGCAGGTTCTTCCCCTTTTGTGGAAGCTGTGATGAATGGTGTGAAG GCATTTAGCACATGTGTATATTTGGGCTTCGATGCAGATCCATCACTGAATGTTGCTGCTCGTATTCGTGGACCCAAT GACCAGTATATAAATCACATTATGAATGAAACAGGAGCAACTGTCATGCTACGTGGATGTGGTTCCGGAAACCTTGAGAGCCATCAGGGTGAAG AAGCACAACCACCACTGCACTTATTCTTGTCAAGTAACAATCCTAAAAGTCTTGATGATGCCAAGCGTTTGGCAGAAAATCTTCTGGACACTATCAGCGTAGAGTTTGGTGCATCCAG GATTTCATCAAGTAAGGTTTATGGTGCAGTTCCACCTCCACAGCAGTTGTTGACTGGAGTTGAATGTTCCGCAACAGGACGCAATCTGAATGCTAGTTCAGCTGCTGGTTTGGCATCAATGCCAGTTGCTACTCCAGCTCCACCTGTTGCAGTCCCTGTGGTTACTACTGGCTATTCTCAAGCGATGGCTGTGGGGATGCCTAATTCTGGGCCAACCCAGGCACATTCAGTTGGTTATCCACAGCCTTTGGTGAGCAGAGGGACAAGCTATATTGGATATGGCGGGATATACCCCCAAGCAACACCATTGCAACAGGTAGCATTAGCTCTTAAACAATCATCTCCAATCTCCTCTACTGTTGTACCTGCAACGTCTGTAGCAAGTGCAGTTGTTCCTACAACATCAGCTACCAGTACAGTAACCAAATCAAGTGTTAGCTCTACTTTACATTCTGAGAAAGAGCGACGGCCTCCACAAAGGCGGAAGTTCCAGGAGTTACCAGTTGGTTCAAAGGGATCGGCAAGACTCAACCAG GAATCTGAATCTTTAAATCCAAACAAGCCATTGGGAGATGTAGGTGTGAAAAATGTATCAAATATGCCTGCTCCAAAGAAGCTGATTCATCCTTCATCTAATGGAATGCCACCACCACCACCAAAATCCTTGCCGCCTCCACCTCCAAAAACCATGCAGACTCCGCCACCTCCGCCTTCAAAAACCATGCTGCCTCCACCGCCTCCACCCAAGTTCACATCCTCAACATCACCTAGGAAATTGCATGACAAGATCAAAGTTACCAGTAAAGCTAAACTTGACGCTGTCCCTG
- the LOC107923951 gene encoding protein RIK isoform X3: MTEDGGARVSSDDPTVSNDASQTRQRKKRKWDQPAEAFVSAGIAVPFSNMGTLAGMPLPGVAPVPGTFLSNILAASGAAVTPVFQQHAAPVASQQNQTKIQDELVIAREIVINDAESSIRYKLTKRQTQEEIQRCTGAVVITRGKYHPPNAPADGEKPLYLHISAAAHLKETAERILAVDRAAAMVEELLKHGQSSQAGSSPFVEAVMNGVKAFSTCVYLGFDADPSLNVAARIRGPNDQYINHIMNETGATVMLRGCGSGNLESHQGEEAQPPLHLFLSSNNPKSLDDAKRLAENLLDTISVEFGASRISSSKVYGAVPPPQQLLTGVECSATGRNLNASSAAGLASMPVATPAPPVAVPVVTTGYSQAMAVGMPNSGPTQAHSVGYPQPLVSRGTSYIGYGGIYPQATPLQQVALALKQSSPISSTVVPATSVASAVVPTTSATSTVTKSSVSSTLHSEKERRPPQRRKFQELPVGSKGSARLNQVFSLTF, encoded by the exons ATGACGGAGGACGGTGGCGCTAGGGTTTCTTCCGATGATCCGACTGTAAGCAATGATGCTTCACAGACTAGACAAAG GAAGAAGAGAAAGTGGGATCAACCTGCAGAGGCTTTTGTTTCAGCTGGAATTGCTGTCCCATTTAGCAACATGGGAACTCTTGCTGGCATGCCACTTCCTGGTGTAGCTCCAGTACCAGGCACCTTTCTCTCAAATATACTTGCCGCTAGTGGTGCAGCTGTTACACCGGTCTTTCAACAGCATGCTGCTCCAGTGGCATCTCAACAAAATCAA ACTAAAATCCAGGATGAATTAGTGATTGCTAGAGAAATTGTAATAAATGATGCGGAATCTTCTATTCGCTACAAGCTCACGAAGCGCCAGACACAGGAAGAG ATACAAAGGTGCACTGGTGCTGTGGTGATAACTAG GGGCAAGTATCACCCACCAAATGCTCCAGCTGATGGCGAAAAGCCTCTTTATCTTCATATATCTGCTGCTGCTCAT TTAAAAGAGACAGCAGAGCGAATTTTAGCTGTAGATCGTGCAGCTGCCATGGTGGAAGAACTGTTAAAACATGGGCAGAGCTCACAGGCAGGTTCTTCCCCTTTTGTGGAAGCTGTGATGAATGGTGTGAAG GCATTTAGCACATGTGTATATTTGGGCTTCGATGCAGATCCATCACTGAATGTTGCTGCTCGTATTCGTGGACCCAAT GACCAGTATATAAATCACATTATGAATGAAACAGGAGCAACTGTCATGCTACGTGGATGTGGTTCCGGAAACCTTGAGAGCCATCAGGGTGAAG AAGCACAACCACCACTGCACTTATTCTTGTCAAGTAACAATCCTAAAAGTCTTGATGATGCCAAGCGTTTGGCAGAAAATCTTCTGGACACTATCAGCGTAGAGTTTGGTGCATCCAG GATTTCATCAAGTAAGGTTTATGGTGCAGTTCCACCTCCACAGCAGTTGTTGACTGGAGTTGAATGTTCCGCAACAGGACGCAATCTGAATGCTAGTTCAGCTGCTGGTTTGGCATCAATGCCAGTTGCTACTCCAGCTCCACCTGTTGCAGTCCCTGTGGTTACTACTGGCTATTCTCAAGCGATGGCTGTGGGGATGCCTAATTCTGGGCCAACCCAGGCACATTCAGTTGGTTATCCACAGCCTTTGGTGAGCAGAGGGACAAGCTATATTGGATATGGCGGGATATACCCCCAAGCAACACCATTGCAACAGGTAGCATTAGCTCTTAAACAATCATCTCCAATCTCCTCTACTGTTGTACCTGCAACGTCTGTAGCAAGTGCAGTTGTTCCTACAACATCAGCTACCAGTACAGTAACCAAATCAAGTGTTAGCTCTACTTTACATTCTGAGAAAGAGCGACGGCCTCCACAAAGGCGGAAGTTCCAGGAGTTACCAGTTGGTTCAAAGGGATCGGCAAGACTCAACCAG GTATTTTCTCTGACCTTCTAA